Below is a genomic region from Prunus persica cultivar Lovell chromosome G3, Prunus_persica_NCBIv2, whole genome shotgun sequence.
ATcaaaataatgaagaaaaagaactgtAAATGATTTTGCACctcattaaatttaaaaactagTGGACGCAAATCTCTCTGTGACGTTGCTTCCTTCTGCACAGAATCATCAGTATTCTGAGAACCTGTACTCAGCTTTCTAAACCTGATTTTCGATTGTACAAGAGGTAtcagaacaaaaagaaatgacTGCTAGGATATATGACAACCATGCATTAAGAGGCCATGCATCAGGTTTCACTTTTCACCactaaaatccaaaaaaagaaTCTCTTCCATGAATTACAAATTTTTATCGGCAATATTCAAGAACTTTCCAAAAGGGGTAAAACTATTATTGACATAATGTATCATCACTGACAGCAGCACTGCCATTTAGCCCACCGTATGAATAAGGCACTTGTTTATATAAAACCATTTAGCCTACCATCAAGCACGAGCACGAGGACGAAAAATAAGGCACTTGTTCCACAGTACGAATTAGGTCTCACTTCAAAACCTAACTTTAATGATTACTGAAGATAGGTAACAATAACAAGTGatactgaaaaaagaaaaagaatgctGACTAGTGGTGAGCTtttatgtgagagagagagagagagagagagagagagagagagagagagattgaaaaaCAGGTATTACCTGTCAAAGAAACTGGAGGAACCATTAGGAGACCTCATACATCCAGGAGAATTTAATTTCGTACTGGCTTTGGTAATTCTAGCAGAACCCAAGTTCAATGAAACACTAGAAGTACTGGGATTTGGCTGCCTTCCATTTGACATGTTTTCTGAGTTTCCAGCATTTAAAGCACCTGCACCTGCATGATCAGCTCTAGCAGATTGTAAACTACTAATTTCTGTCCCTAAAAGATCTTGGTTTTCCTTGTTGCATCCAACTGTCGAATAAGCAGATCTTCCAGTGCTTACTTGCAAGATCCTTTGCTTTTCAACCTAACACAAATTGACTAGAAATTAAAGAAGGTAAAGAAAATTGTCTGCAAATGACTAAAAAGTGCGGTAATTTTCAACAGAAATTTGCATACAGAAGAAAGACAAAATACTTTTCTTTtagaatcaaagaaaaagaaacaaataaatgatAACCATAATTTTAGCAATGCACAAATGACAAACTCCCTTTAAATCTGTTGAGAAATAGGGCAAATATGAGATGCATTAACCATAATTTTAGCAGTGATTAATTTCAGTACAATCTTAATCATAAAAGGAAACTAATAACAACCTAATAATTTATGAAACTAGATTGCACCCCTAAAACAATAAAGATGAAATATTCTAAACGATTTAGAATCTTACAATATACTTTTCTTCCAGCATAGAAACATGAATAGGTTTTGGAGAAATAAAGATCAAGGTATAAAAACACATACAACATACATACGTTTAGATGAGCTTCACTAGACTTACATGATCACATTCTTGAAAGAGTTTACTTAGATTAAAAAATCCATAAGCTCCAGTTGAAGTGACTTTCTACGAGTGAAGGAAGAgaggacagagagagagagagagttggttTTGGAAAAAATAGGTTTAGGGTTAGATAAACGGCCCCACCACCTCGACAATGAATTCACATGATAAGAGATGCTACACAAATAGGAGATTGCAACAATTCCCATGCCTTTAAAAGTCTGCTCACACCTTTGGTGAGAACATGTCATCAGCCAAACTTAAACAAAACTTCCACAAATTGCATCACTCACCTCATGTGCCAACACCTCTTTCATGGTTAATGCGAGTACATGATGGCCAGATATATAGCCCTGTTTGAACATAAGAAAAATACATTCGATAAGAATCATAATATGAAGCATACCGCATCCCACAACTATAACCAACAACTCAAACCTTGAAATTAATAAAGTCACCAATGGGGGGATCGAAAGAGAGCGCTGAGGCATCAGCTGCTTCATGTCCAAGATTGGACTTCATGCTTCTATGTGTTATAGAATAGGAGACCATCGTGCTAACTAACTGAGCCAAATCAttcttctccttttctgaTAGTAAGTGCGATGCCACCTGAGAAAGATACCAGAACTATGTCATAAACAATAATGACCAAAAGCACAATTTGTCATCACTTCATAAGTGTATAAACTGTATACAGATAGAGAAACGAGCAACAAATAGATATGTGACAAGAATAATGGGACTGATCTCATATGCATTTCATAAGAGATCTGTACGATGTTTCTCAGAGCTGTCATGGCATAATCCTTGAGAAGGAGAAATTATGACATTACCCCACAAACCGCATCACACTTTAAGACAACGACAATTAACTTGGGCGATCATGATCaagaaatttcatcaaaatattttattaacaGAAAGGaattgatgagagagagagagagagagagagagagagagagagagagagagagagagagagcgaaagAATTAAAACCAAAGGACAACCTAGTCTATGTGAGTTCAGAGAGTTCAGATGAATTTCCTTTCACAGTGATGCAGTTCAGCCCTcatcttttgctttttcttgtaCTGTTATACGTAGAAAAATGTTATGTGCATAGAAACTTTAACAatttattgaagaaaaaaatttaaaaaaaaaaaaaaaaaaacttgcaaTAAGCATGGCCTATATGTCTAATCATCATCCGAGTTGCATACAAAATAGTGAACAACCACTAATGCAAAAAGTGAACTCAAGTACAAAGGACATGTCAAGCTCAAGCAGCATGTCTTTCAACAAGAAGATCATagataaaaaaagggaaactatTGCTGACAAGTTCAATAAAATGCAACAAAGATTTGTTTAAGCCAGAAATAAAGTGCATAAAACCTAGAATTAAGCGTGAAGATGGATAATGATATTGTAAGAACGAAATGGAAAGGCAAAATTATGATTCTATGCTCAGATGTGAAAGCTCTACTGATAGAAGCATTCTAGCCTATTTTAATTTAGTTAGAGCGGAGCAATTCCTTTCATGGATTTCATGTGACTGTAGATACTCTTTCTTGATCACATGTGGTATTTGCCAATATCTTGGTCATCTGACCAAGGAGCATAACGTTGCTTTCAAGCACCTGCATGGATAAATATActagaaaagaaatagaatcaATCCACGAAAATGTAAACTAAAGTAATTATCTGCTCCTAATATTATTCCTCAAGAGCTAGAAGGCATATTTCCAcagaggaaaaataaattcaacaaATCCTTCTATtgtcataaaaataaaaataaaaaccgtgAGGAAAATAAGTGATTCAAAATCCTCAGTTCTATCCTATTGGAATAAAATGATATCACAAATTCTTTTATTATGAAATAAATGACAAACACTCGATCAAACTATCTAAAAAAGATAAGCAAAacagaaaccaaaaaccaCTTGAACTAGCAGATAATGACAAGTAGTAGCATATGCAACTGCTAGTATCTAACAaatgaaagtgaaaataaagATCACACACATGCACAggcacaaaaaagaaatattgaaCTGCAAacctgaaaaaacaaaaaggaggcaactgaaaagtaaaaatattACCGGCCTTAGAGTTGGGGGAGAGAGTATGTGTAACAGGAATGAAATTGAGTCTTCTACAAAGGACTTAATTGACAAATGTCTTGAAATAAATGGTGGAACTGTGCTGTACCAAGACCTTAAACTTTCAACCTTTTCCATCAACATTGTTCGGTATCTGAATTTATGAATGAGATTTGATTAGTAAAAAACAAGAATTTGTATGATTTACTTCAAAATCCAACAGGTTTACCGATACCTATGATAAGATTTTGGCCACTCAATATTTGGTCTCTGCACTTGGGCTACCAAATGATGTACGGTGATCGCAACAGCTGGCAGATAAgctgcaaaacagaaaaagaggaaagaatcAATTAAGAATATATTTGGAATGATTTACAACATTGAATGGTAGATAGTTAAATATCTTTACCATAAAGGGGCACGTGTTGTGTACGCATAATATATTTGTGCATAAGGTCAGAGGCACCAAGACTATTTAAGCATTTGACCTTCAGAGAATAGAGAGCATTGTATAACGTCAACTGTCTTGTTTTAGCACATCCCAGGTAATCAATATAGTCAAACCAGGTGGCTTACAGTCTTTTGCATCACTGGATCATGATAAGGAAGATGCAAAAAGTTTTCATGAAGACCATCCGCAATCAAATCATAGTCACCGCTGCAAAGTTATTGAGCAAGCCAGGTAGACATTAAATATTTCAAACACCCGTTGAACATATGATGTTTGCTGCAATTTACTACCTACCAGTTAGAAATGAGAGCATGCAAGGAGTCAAATTCATTTGACATAATTCCACAGCTCCTATTGGTTCTTCTGTCCATCTtcgtttttctcttttggaatATCTAAAGAGAGTAGCATCTTCAAACATAAGACTGAATATTGGATACAGCAATTAAGAAACACATCACCCAATTTTACCACTGTACCTTACCTCTTTCCAGACATCAAACACACTTCTTGACAAGTCCTTTCGACCAACCACTTGAGAATCAATCCCCCACTAAAAAGTAAAACATTAGAAAAATAACTTAGTAtaaaaccactccattttaaagaaaataatgcttTTTTCTTCAAACAGAAACTAACATTAAAAATTCCACTGAAATTAACTACCACCATTCACCAGGAAAACACCTAAACTATAATGAGAGGGTAATTAGGGCAGTTTAGAAGTAATCCTAGGAAACATCCGTGATTATGACATTAACTAGTATCATGCAGAGAGTCATGTTTACTTTATTTCTCCAGAAAAGATGATAAAGTGCTCAAAACCTTAATACATATTTTCACAATGTTTAATACTCACAAATTTCAAACAGAAACTTTGTACTTAAAGTAGGTGACCTAAATGGAAACACAAACCCCACTGTTTGAATGCTTAAATGACTGCAGTAATGAAAATTCCTTTTCAGGTGAAAACATGGTCAGCCTCTATTCAACTATAAAGTCGACCTTACGCAATGAGTCACAAATattgaaaacaacaaaagattAGCCATATTTTCCAGTCATGTCATGCCTTCTGTTCTCAACTTGCAACACAAGCCAACAAAACCATCCTAGAGAAAGCCAACAAAAGATTACCGCATTGAGTGtttccttcttcttgttgAGAAACTGAAGAGTGTTCAAGCATGAACGTATATCACATTCTGTAACATAAAGGCTGGAGTGAGTGGAAAAGATAGATTGAATAGAATGACAGGAATTCTGAAAATAGTATAAACTATTATAAACTAAATTTCACTCATAACAATAATTCAATTTGAACTTAAAATGGGGATCAAACTTGTAAACAACACATCTAGAGTATCTGTTAAAGAACTGGTCTTAACAATATGAATGACCCAATTGATGAATTCTTAAAAAAAGGATGTATGACCCACCTGTATACCCTGCAAGTGCAGTAAGTGCAATAgaacttgttttcatttcctcCTTGGTACATATATATTTCAGCCTGTAATAGAACATTGACGAAATTTGAGGAATAATGTGACATTGGAACGTATGAAACTCTTAAACACAGTAAATGGGATCAAATCAAGTGATACCACAGATTCAGTTCGAAAAACAAGTGCAAATAACAGGCATTGTTTTGAAAGAGACCATGCACTTCAACTAACATGATATCTATAGTACCAATCGGGGATATGAATATCGGCATCGGTAGCTTGGTATATATGTATGGTATGCTAGTACAtacatttattatttttttccgtTACATTACATAATTACTATTTCATGATAAAGACAGAGAGCAATCAAAACCCtagttattttaatttaagataCTTAATTTTAcctgaataaaaaaaacatcaagaTTCATTTCCAAGAAAGAGATATATCACGAATTATATCAATATTGAAATAAATTCAGACATGCACAAGTTACTCATTCATAGAGGTCCTCACTCATCTCACAAGATGACCACCTTCCTAAAGGAgtgaatggagtggtcggAAGTACAAAGAGGACACAACCCAGACATGAGCAAACATGCATCAGACACACATGTTTTGCATATTCAAATACAATtaaaagctaaaaaaatagtaaGGGACCCTGAAGCTGTGTATCTTCATAACATGATATAAAGGAGAGAATCCAGGGAAAAAGCccaaattcattttaaaaattaaaaaattgatttgCATACTGATTAATGTTGAATAATCAATTCATGCTAGctgcaattaaaaaagaaaaaagttttgaaaatcatctcaaattttatttatccCAGCTGTAATTATGAAATCTTTGTTAATTTACAAAACCAAGATTTGTGACATACCTGTTTCAAAGTATGGTTCTGAAAATTATTTATGGAAACTATAAGTATGGTTGAGAACTCAAATTTTGGTGACATTTTGAGTGAGCTTATAAGTTGTGATATCTATATCTTGCTATTCTTTTTACATTGGGTATGACCATGCCATTATCAActattataaattacaaacacAGGCACAAAGTCTTTCACTCACCACGTTCATGTTCTAACTTTTGACAGTCTACTATGTTGTCATTAGAAAAAGTCACAGGCTTACCACATGCTCCATACATGTTAGATATTTTGAAAAgtattttattcactttccatgGATCTAAAACTTTATCCATTTGCAAAGCATTTGGTGGGAAGTGGGGTTTCTGGTTGTTGTAAGATGACTTAGATGAGTAAGATTCATATGCAGATAAGTCATATTGTTACAATTTTGTACCCCGCTATCAAACGATATACTCTATCAAATGAGGTTATTGATGAAAAGGAAGATATACAGAACTTCATTGGCTGGGGTTTCAAAACAAACTTTAGAATTGCATGATATGATGATATTGGTTCTTCACCTTGAACTAATTATTGATAGAAGTTTCAGCCATATATCGCTCTTCACAACAGACAATAAACATGAATATAACGAGATgccaaatcacataaaattatGTAAATATGAAATGGATCCGGTAAACAATTTTTTGGGGAAAATTTATCTTTTGCAAAAGTTACCTGCTTACCACTCGACTCACTGTTGGTTGAACAAAAACATGAACCCTATAAAACAATAAGTAGTGTCGTCAAGCCAATAAACCTTCAAGAAATCCACATAACTGTTAAATATTATGGTATGGATTCAGGTTCCATCATTTAAAACTATCTGTAGTTGCTACCATTGTCAGTTTTTGATAATAAACAAACTTTCatttaaggaaaagaaagaggacATGTGTTACCATTATCATTGAAATggctagaaagaaaaaagagaatttaCTGTAAATGGGGTGACAAAGATGTGATATTAATAAGATATGCTGCTTCATTTTGTGTACTAACCAATGCAAAACTATGTTTAAATGAATTTCCAATCTCTTACATTTGGAACTGGTAAAAACACTGTAATATGATGAGGACATCTTTGTCAAACCCATTAGGGCttacaaaagaaagagatggaagaggAAGTCATTTAATTTGGTCTTTAAATCTGGCTATTTTTTATTCCTGCAATTAGTTTCTAACTCTAGTTGATCCCGATCCCAACCAATCATAGTTGTATAGTAGTCACAAATCTAGTTATTTTCGTAAAGCTTGGAAGCAAAAGTAAGCATATGCTTTGACAATACATCTACTGACAAATTCTGTAATTGggtttctataattttttaactCATGCAAAGAATGACTTACTTTGCTACTCGGCGCAATGGTCTCAAAGCAGGTGCATAAAGGTCATTACATATGCAAATAACCTACATGAGAACAAAAGAATTTATTATAGTATCAAAacgcaaaagaaaaaaataaaccattAGTCCATTGAAACTCACAGGCCTCGACAAAGATGCAGTTTTCCGCCCCCTTTTTGAAGAAAACCTTCCCAATTTTAGTTCTTTATTGACATTATCCTTCTCCATATCAAACTTCCTATCAGCAGAAACCTGCATGTaaatataagaaaatcaaTTATATGATACAAACTAGTGAGCTGAAATTGATTCTTAATATACCAATTTCAGTTCAGcaactaattatttatttagtagcTCATTGTACACACTTACTACAGACACTacccagaaatttttttatgttaagaaatttacaaaatattaatatatagcAAAAGGCCTTCATGGTTAAATTTTCATAAATCCCTTAAATggccttaattaattaattctctAGACAGAATACCATTTACTACATAATGGTAAAATagtcaaaataaaatagtcaAAGAAATTGCTTATTTCACCCACTGATTACAGTCTACAGGCTTATCTCATACTATCCCACTCCAACTATAGCAATTGAATCCAGCTATGTGCGGTACGAAAAGCCTATTTGTACGAGCGTTAGGGCTTTCTGAGAGGCTAGTCCCCtacaaattatttaaaaatgtctctctctcaatgtCTCCGACCACCCTAGATGGTCTAGTGAGGAGGGAGGAAGCAAGAGAGTAATTGTAAACGTACAAATACAGGtaatctttcttcttttttttttggtagaaaCATAGTAATTGTATTACTAAAACATACAAGCAAAGTGGACTACAAATGACAGAAGATACTACCCTCTGCCTACAAAACAGGTCACGGAAACTTAAGAACAAGAACACACATCTCTTGACCATGCAGAAACCAGAATCACCTAATCTACATTCAAGATACAATCCATACAGCAGTCTACCCCAATGAAGAGAATTGCTCCAAGGGGATGCCTTTAAATTGTTTGGCACGGAAGGGCCAAAGGAAGCTAAAAGTCTAATCCTATCCCAAATTAACTCCCACCTCCTTCTTAGATTCAGAATTTCACTTGGTTCTCTTCCAACCAAACACACCACAAAAGAGACAAGACATTACATCTACAAAGAATAATAAACTTGTTAGCACTTACAAGGCCACAACCTACAAAACAAGTAAAAAAACCAATATTGCCTAGCCTAATTTATCAATGCTCAATTCTACTTCTTGTAACCATGAAattagtgaaattcaatggtcTTGCTTAAATATACATAAGGTAATAAAATGTGCACATAAAGTCATAACCATGCTAGGGTTTTCTATCCTAAAGATTGAGTTTCCAATTCAAACAATTCTGGAAGGATCCTAATGTTATGGCATACGCCgacaaataattaattgtgGTAAAGAACCTGAAACAAAAAATGGATTACCATGCTACTACCCTAATCCTGGCACCATGGATCATAGAAATGAAATAGAGCGGAAAAAACCTTACTAAGGCAATTCATAAAGCATTTCATTAAAGGATTTGACATTTTTTCCAGATCTGTAGGGGTaattacattttcttttcatgctTATTATTTAGTAATGGTCATTAAGCCATAGAAATTTAGTTCTTTAATTTCTCAACTTTGaagatgataaaaaaaaaaaaaaaaaaaagaatatagaaCAATAGAAGCATGGATAAGTGTACCCACTAAGCcaccaaaacaaattaatgaattCCCCGGATACCTCAAACacagaaatttaaaaatttaaacctGTAACCATTACCAGTTTTAGAATAAACTCCACGACACCTTTTCCATCACTGAGAGCTCCATCTATTTCGTCAATCACCTAGAGGAAATGCAATTGATTTAAGTCATGTGCACCCACAATAAAAAGGTTAAGCTTGAAAAGTAGAACCAACCAAACACTTCGGCCTCGAGTCAATTCTCACGGACTCCTTATGATCAACTATGACCGACTCCATCTGAACGACATCAAGAATTTTAGCCCCAATTGTGGATGATGATCGATCATCACTAGCATTAACCTACAAAGCATGAACATCATCTTAAGTACATAACTAGTGTGCCACAGAAGTGAACGCAATATTCCGTTATACAAAAGCCTTGAACCATGAAAATCATTTAAGGCTTTTGTATATTGAGTAAATAAAGGGACTTAAATGaaacaattaaaaacataAGCTAGTGGTTGATATCCCTAATCCGTTCTGAATTGATTGAATCCGGTATTAGATTGACCGGCCTTTGATAGATTGATCGACTTCACAAGAACGCTCAACCAATGTTAGCTAGAAGAAAAGGTGGGAGTCCCCACTCTCTTAGCTTGTGTGACAAACAAGCAACCTTACTAATAAAGGCATAACGTTCCATATCCTTCACAGCCACAAATAGTTATATGGCTTAATTACTCTAGTACCCCTTTAAACTATGCTCAAATCTCACATTACCCTCAAAAATCACGATGAGCCACATTGCCCCCTTAAACGACTTATTGTGTCTCACTTTGTCCCCCACTGTAAAGTCCATCGAAAAGGCCATCAAAACCGCAAACATGGTCTGAACGAGACCCAGACCCATATTTTACTGAAATAAATGTCAGGTGGATGCCATATGTtaaaaacattttttaaaaaattatttaaaataaaatttcatgaGCTCTTCTCTATCCCCAACCTTGCGTTACCCATGAAGATCCAAGATATTCAACCCCGACTTCAAAATCCACACCTAAATAAGAGACTTACAAAGCAATCATCATTGCTAAGGTGATGCGGGAGCATCTATTAGACTTTCCTAATCTAAGTGGGCATCAGCCAATAAGGCTAAGTTTTagttatattaaattaatgggttattttattacttgtttTCCTATTTTACTAGGATTTGGTTTAAATTCCTGTTCAGGTTTTTAATTCCTATGTCAATTAGGTTTTCTATGTTCTAGCATAAATAGGCTATTAAGAGACTCTTGGATTTAGTTTTGTTGATGAATATAATTTCAGACGTTAGTCTAGAGTTTTTGTTGGGATTTTGCCCTAGAACTCAATTATCTTTGTTCCAACTTTGATTCTACTGCTTTATCCTTCTATTCTCTGTATTTTGGGTATGTTTGGGTCGCTGGACAGCAGCTTATAACTGCTGACCTGCATCAAATTGGTATCATAGCCTAGTTTAATCCTTGCTCCACACCATGGTTGGACGTGCTAGAGGTCGTGGACGAGGGAACCAAGCCCAACACGCAGAGATGGCTAAGATACGGCGTATGATAGAAGACTTGTCGAGAGCGGTGCAAGCCCTCAGACTGGAACGTGCGGATGCCTATATGGAGATTCCGGAACGCAACCGCGGACCCTTACACATACCGGAAGGTGGTGGTGAGGATGAATATGAAGACGAGACGAACGTCGACAACCCTTTTCATGAAGCTGGAAACCGTGGTGATGGTCATTGAGGTGGATTGGAAGAGCGGT
It encodes:
- the LOC18783293 gene encoding chromosome transmission fidelity protein 18 homolog isoform X2 encodes the protein MDIPFPEELELLEANYHLPEDSLLLEAAEPYPEEFEKEQPTRSKWPPSTDHPSSSETQSNARNRLRSSGMDMDIPFPEELELLEADYHLHEDLLDLEPTEPYQEEYEKEQSPSTDHPSSSETQINGHKRFRSLGGPYGSISENDGLSDEKRSKIDDLDRSKNNEDWLQYSPPHQSDPTVDEQVVDAVEEKVVSRYASEIHGDFIPVTAPGAGDRVYAKICRIERVERPKILRAKGKFGGLISEPIKDLLQRVEQEAFMKALQARSKSQGDVIHPETPVVHEQLWVDKYAPNSFTELLSDELTNREVLLWLKQWDPCVFGSEIKSTSDDVLSALRRHSSITQHKKLSDSKVPRNNRGSRWDNEKSKHFNDMNNENTNSKSIKELWNRSRSSGPPEENILLLCGPPGLGKTTLAHVAAKHCGYRVVEVNASDDRSSSTIGAKILDVVQMESVIVDHKESVRIDSRPKCLVIDEIDGALSDGKGVVEFILKLVSADRKFDMEKDNVNKELKLGRFSSKRGRKTASLSRPVICICNDLYAPALRPLRRVAKVHVFVQPTVSRVVSRLKYICTKEEMKTSSIALTALAGYTECDIRSCLNTLQFLNKKKETLNAWGIDSQVVGRKDLSRSVFDVWKEIFQKRKTKMDRRTNRSCGIMSNEFDSLHALISNCDYDLIADGLHENFLHLPYHDPVMQKTVKCLNSLGASDLMHKYIMRTQHVPLYAYLPAVAITVHHLVAQVQRPNIEWPKSYHRYRTMLMEKVESLRSWYSTVPPFISRHLSIKSFVEDSISFLLHILSPPTLRPVASHLLSEKEKNDLAQLVSTMVSYSITHRSMKSNLGHEAADASALSFDPPIGDFINFKGYISGHHVLALTMKEVLAHEVEKQRILQVSTGRSAYSTVGCNKENQDLLGTEISSLQSARADHAGAGALNAGNSENMSNGRQPNPSTSSVSLNLGSARITKASTKLNSPGCMRSPNGSSSFFDRFRKLSTGSQNTDDSVQKEATSQRDLRPLVFKFNEGFTNAVKRPVRIREFLL
- the LOC18783293 gene encoding chromosome transmission fidelity protein 18 homolog isoform X9; the protein is MDIPFPEELELLEANYHLPEDSLLLEAAEPYPEEFEKEQPTRSKWPPSTDHPSSSETQSNARNRLRSSGMDMDIPFPEELELLEADYHLHEDLLDLEPTEPYQEEYEKEQSPSTDHPSSSETQINGHKRFRSLGGPYGSISENDGLSDEKRSKIDDLDRSKNNEDWLQYSPPHQSDPTVDEQVVDAVEEKVVSRYASEIHGDFIPVTAPGAGDRVYAKICRIERVERPKILRAKGKFGGLISEPIKDLLQRVEQEAFMKALQARSKSQGDVIHPETPVVHEQLWVDKYAPNSFTELLSDELTNREVLLWLKQWDPCVFGSEIKSTSDDVLSALRRHSSITQHKKLSDSKILLLCGPPGLGKTTLAHVAAKHCGYRVVEVNASDDRSSSTIGAKILDVVQMESVIVDHKESVRIDSRPKCLVIDEIDGALSDGKGVVEFILKLVSADRKFDMEKDNVNKELKLGRFSSKRGRKTASLSRPVICICNDLYAPALRPLRRVAKVHVFVQPTVSRVVSRLKYICTKEEMKTSSIALTALAGYTECDIRSCLNTLQFLNKKKETLNAWGIDSQVVGRKDLSRSVFDVWKEIFQKRKTKMDRRTNRSCGIMSNEFDSLHALISNCGDYDLIADGLHENFLHLPYHDPVMQKTVKCLNSLGASDLMHKYIMRTQHVPLYAYLPAVAITVHHLVAQVQRPNIEWPKSYHRYRTMLMEKVESLRSWYSTVPPFISRHLSIKSFVEDSISFLLHILSPPTLRPVASHLLSEKEKNDLAQLVSTMVSYSITHRSMKSNLGHEAADASALSFDPPIGDFINFKGYISGHHVLALTMKEVLAHEVEKQRILQVSTGRSAYSTVGCNKENQDLLGTEISSLQSARADHAGAGALNAGNSENMSNGRQPNPSTSSVSLNLGSARITKASTKLNSPGCMRSPNGSSSFFDRFRKLSTGSQNTDDSVQKEATSQRDLRPLVFKFNEGFTNAVKRPVRIREFLL
- the LOC18783293 gene encoding chromosome transmission fidelity protein 18 homolog isoform X1; translated protein: MDIPFPEELELLEANYHLPEDSLLLEAAEPYPEEFEKEQPTRSKWPPSTDHPSSSETQSNARNRLRSSGMDMDIPFPEELELLEADYHLHEDLLDLEPTEPYQEEYEKEQSPSTDHPSSSETQINGHKRFRSLGGPYGSISENDGLSDEKRSKIDDLDRSKNNEDWLQYSPPHQSDPTVDEQVVDAVEEKVVSRYASEIHGDFIPVTAPGAGDRVYAKICRIERVERPKILRAKGKFGGLISEPIKDLLQRVEQEAFMKALQARSKSQGDVIHPETPVVHEQLWVDKYAPNSFTELLSDELTNREVLLWLKQWDPCVFGSEIKSTSDDVLSALRRHSSITQHKKLSDSKVPRNNRGSRWDNEKSKHFNDMNNENTNSKSIKELWNRSRSSGPPEENILLLCGPPGLGKTTLAHVAAKHCGYRVVEVNASDDRSSSTIGAKILDVVQMESVIVDHKESVRIDSRPKCLVIDEIDGALSDGKGVVEFILKLVSADRKFDMEKDNVNKELKLGRFSSKRGRKTASLSRPVICICNDLYAPALRPLRRVAKVHVFVQPTVSRVVSRLKYICTKEEMKTSSIALTALAGYTECDIRSCLNTLQFLNKKKETLNAWGIDSQVVGRKDLSRSVFDVWKEIFQKRKTKMDRRTNRSCGIMSNEFDSLHALISNCGDYDLIADGLHENFLHLPYHDPVMQKTVKCLNSLGASDLMHKYIMRTQHVPLYAYLPAVAITVHHLVAQVQRPNIEWPKSYHRYRTMLMEKVESLRSWYSTVPPFISRHLSIKSFVEDSISFLLHILSPPTLRPVASHLLSEKEKNDLAQLVSTMVSYSITHRSMKSNLGHEAADASALSFDPPIGDFINFKGYISGHHVLALTMKEVLAHEVEKQRILQVSTGRSAYSTVGCNKENQDLLGTEISSLQSARADHAGAGALNAGNSENMSNGRQPNPSTSSVSLNLGSARITKASTKLNSPGCMRSPNGSSSFFDRFRKLSTGSQNTDDSVQKEATSQRDLRPLVFKFNEGFTNAVKRPVRIREFLL
- the LOC18783293 gene encoding chromosome transmission fidelity protein 18 homolog isoform X3 translates to MDIPFPEELELLEANYHLPEDSLLLEAAEPYPEEFEKEQPTRSKWPPSTDHPSSSETQSNARNRLRSSGMDMDIPFPEELELLEADYHLHEDLLDLEPTEPYQEEYEKEQSPSTDHPSSSETQINGHKRFRSLGGPYGSISENDGLSDEKRSKIDDLDRSKNNEDWLQYSPPHQSDPTVDEQVVDAVEEKVVSRYASEIHGDFIPVTAPGAGDRVYAKICRIERVERPKILRAKGKFGGLISEPIKDLLQRVEQEAFMKALQARSKSQGDVIHPETPVVHEQLWVDKYAPNSFTELLSDELTNREVLLWLKQWDPCVFGSEIKSTSDDVLSALRRHSSITQHKKLSDSKVPRNNRGSRWDNEKSKHFNDMNNENTNSKSIKELWNRSRSSGPPEENILLLCGPPGLGKTTLAHVAAKHCGYRVVEVNASDDRSSSTIGAKILDVVQMESVIVDHKESVRIDSRPKCLVIDEIDGALSDGKGVVEFILKLVSADRKFDMEKDNVNKELKLGRFSSKRGRKTASLSRPVICICNDLYAPALRPLRRVAKVHVFVQPTVSRVVSRLKYICTKEEMKTSSIALTALAGYTECDIRSCLNTLQFLNKKKETLNAWGIDSQVVGRKDLSRSVFDVWKEIFQKRKTKMDRRTNRSCGIMSNEFDSLHALISNCGDYDLIADGLHENFLHLPYHDPVMQKTVKCLNSLGASDLMHKYIMRTQHVPLYAYLPAVAITVHHLVAQVQRPNIEWPKSYHRYRTMLMEKVESLRSWYSTVPPFISRHLSIKSFVEDSISFLLHILSPPTLRPVASHLLSEKEKNDLAQLVSTMVSYSITHRSMKSNLGHEAADASALSFDPPIGDFINFKGYISGHHVLALTMKEVLAHEVEKQRILQVSTGRSAYSTVGCNKENQDLLGTEISSLQSARADHAGAGALNAGNSENMSNGRQPNPSTSSVSLNLGSARITKASTKLNSPGCMRSPNGSSSFFDRFRKLSTGSQNTDDSVQKEATSQRDLRPLVFKFNETSIYDWHPIL